One part of the Thermococcus litoralis DSM 5473 genome encodes these proteins:
- a CDS encoding eCIS core domain-containing protein, translating to MRNKSLLALFLIGIFFIAFLYHNYSYPSEDAQQVLQIASNISKEVEEIRGLSLKENPKIIVLTKEEALKKWGPSREDYQEIKKWELIYKMTFLVPLDYNLTKTREKETASWIAVTSGNKVYIISENFFKREDTAKRVLAHEFTHVIQKQYFDPKYPETLDGSLAIKALIEGDADLTADLYCKKHGIRIEKITSLYLKDPPINFGYFPYVFGDKFVEYLYQKGGWELVNEAYTNSPQTTQQIMHPELYLAKVLPQEVEISLGRDYRIIHEDRLGEFYFYLLLVTNGVDQEEASRISMAWEGDKIILAENSTHYMLMWKSLWNEDRALQEIQNLLTKKANDSTKLEVQVTVGGNELMLKTILPKQ from the coding sequence ATGAGGAACAAGTCTCTCCTTGCCCTTTTTCTCATAGGCATTTTCTTTATTGCGTTTTTGTATCACAACTACTCTTATCCAAGCGAAGATGCTCAGCAAGTGCTTCAGATAGCCTCCAACATATCGAAAGAAGTTGAGGAAATAAGGGGGCTTAGTCTTAAGGAGAATCCAAAAATAATTGTCCTTACTAAGGAAGAAGCCCTTAAAAAATGGGGTCCAAGCAGAGAGGATTACCAAGAGATCAAAAAGTGGGAGCTAATATACAAGATGACCTTTCTTGTTCCGCTTGACTATAACCTCACAAAAACAAGAGAAAAAGAAACTGCCTCGTGGATAGCGGTTACCTCCGGGAATAAAGTTTACATAATCTCGGAAAACTTTTTTAAAAGGGAAGATACCGCTAAGAGGGTTCTAGCCCATGAATTTACCCACGTGATACAAAAGCAGTACTTCGACCCAAAGTACCCGGAAACACTTGACGGTAGCCTTGCTATTAAAGCCCTAATTGAGGGTGATGCAGACTTAACTGCCGACCTTTATTGCAAGAAGCACGGCATCAGAATAGAGAAAATAACCTCCCTGTACCTCAAAGACCCTCCCATAAACTTTGGGTACTTTCCCTATGTTTTTGGTGACAAATTCGTCGAATACCTTTACCAAAAAGGAGGTTGGGAGCTTGTCAATGAAGCCTACACCAATTCACCACAAACAACCCAGCAGATAATGCATCCAGAGCTTTATTTAGCCAAAGTTCTTCCCCAAGAGGTGGAGATAAGCTTAGGCAGGGATTACAGAATAATCCACGAAGATCGACTCGGGGAGTTCTATTTCTATCTCCTTCTTGTGACGAATGGCGTAGATCAAGAAGAAGCTTCAAGAATATCTATGGCATGGGAGGGAGATAAAATAATTCTAGCGGAAAACTCCACGCACTATATGCTCATGTGGAAGAGCCTTTGGAATGAGGATAGAGCCCTTCAGGAAATCCAAAACCTTCTCACTAAAAAGGCTAATGACTCAACCAAATTGGAAGTCCAAGTAACGGTTGGTGGAAATGAGCTTATGCTTAAAACAATACTCCCAAAACAATAG
- the psmB gene encoding archaeal proteasome endopeptidase complex subunit beta, protein MEKKTGTTTVGIKLKDGVVLAADTQASLDHMVETLNIKKILPITDKIAITTAGSVGDLQALARMLEAEARYYQFTWGKPMTAKAMANLLSNILNESKWFPYMVQIIIGGYVEEPTLASLDPLGGLIFDNYTATGSGSPFAIAILEDGYKEDMTIEEARELAIRAVRTAGKRDVYTGERKIQVVTITKDGMKEEFVEFKE, encoded by the coding sequence ATGGAAAAGAAAACCGGAACAACCACTGTTGGGATTAAATTGAAAGATGGAGTAGTATTGGCAGCGGATACTCAAGCTTCTCTCGATCACATGGTGGAGACCCTCAACATAAAGAAAATTTTACCCATAACCGATAAGATAGCAATAACAACCGCGGGAAGCGTTGGAGATTTGCAGGCTTTAGCGAGAATGCTTGAAGCTGAGGCTAGATACTACCAATTCACCTGGGGAAAACCCATGACGGCAAAGGCTATGGCAAACCTTCTCAGCAACATACTTAACGAGAGCAAATGGTTCCCCTACATGGTGCAGATAATCATCGGTGGCTACGTTGAGGAACCAACACTTGCAAGCCTCGATCCTTTGGGAGGGCTTATCTTTGATAACTACACTGCAACGGGCTCTGGGAGTCCGTTTGCAATAGCGATACTTGAAGACGGGTACAAGGAAGATATGACAATCGAAGAGGCTAGAGAATTGGCTATAAGGGCAGTCAGGACAGCGGGTAAGAGAGATGTTTACACGGGAGAAAGGAAGATTCAGGTGGTTACAATAACCAAAGATGGCATGAAGGAAGAATTCGTCGAGTTCAAGGAGTGA
- a CDS encoding ArsR/SmtB family transcription factor, which produces MEFETIDVRDEKAKELAQILANETSLLILGLLQEKTLSMSEIARELGIPMSTVSYHIDKMVRVGLVEIAGKKYGKRLQEVKLYRAASKPILLLPRGMPVKKRFLRVFEKIQIISLGIAGLLASGVYVLFDRLLQEEPQLVAKNATYAIERAPSPGLEGINKTVTSKLAESSPIPYILAILVFVVGFFLVSRYLMKKKI; this is translated from the coding sequence GTGGAATTTGAAACAATTGATGTGAGAGATGAGAAGGCTAAAGAACTGGCTCAAATTCTTGCAAATGAAACCTCACTTCTAATACTGGGACTCCTGCAAGAAAAGACGCTTTCAATGTCAGAAATAGCAAGGGAGCTTGGAATCCCAATGTCAACTGTTTCTTATCACATAGATAAAATGGTAAGGGTAGGGCTTGTAGAAATTGCAGGGAAGAAATACGGGAAGAGGCTACAAGAGGTGAAGCTTTACAGGGCTGCATCAAAGCCAATTCTTCTGCTTCCTAGAGGAATGCCGGTCAAAAAACGTTTCCTAAGAGTTTTTGAGAAAATACAGATCATAAGCTTGGGAATAGCCGGGCTTCTAGCTTCAGGAGTGTATGTACTATTCGACAGGCTCCTCCAAGAAGAACCCCAATTAGTTGCCAAGAATGCAACATACGCTATTGAACGAGCCCCTTCTCCAGGGCTTGAGGGTATTAACAAAACGGTTACATCCAAGTTAGCTGAGAGTTCACCAATACCATACATTTTGGCGATTTTAGTATTTGTGGTAGGGTTTTTCCTAGTTTCTCGATACCTAATGAAAAAGAAGATTTAA
- a CDS encoding CBS domain-containing protein, with product MMPKITVEQIVKRKAVVVRPNETVEKVAKILARNKVSSAVVMDKDEIIGIVTDRDILNKVVAKGKDPKEVKISEIMTKDPITIEYDYDIQDAIELMMEKGVRMLLVTKLGMPMGFVTAADLLAAVNAYNHEEEEAEKEEGEVYGICEVCGQYAQLHRVVHEGYERWVCESCKDMLEG from the coding sequence ATGATGCCAAAAATTACTGTAGAGCAAATAGTTAAAAGGAAGGCAGTTGTTGTTAGACCAAATGAAACTGTTGAAAAAGTTGCGAAAATTCTCGCAAGGAACAAAGTAAGCAGTGCGGTTGTTATGGACAAAGATGAGATAATAGGTATCGTTACGGACAGAGACATTCTCAACAAGGTAGTTGCCAAAGGGAAAGACCCTAAAGAGGTAAAAATCAGTGAGATAATGACAAAAGATCCCATAACGATAGAATACGACTATGATATTCAGGATGCAATCGAGCTTATGATGGAAAAAGGAGTGAGGATGCTCCTAGTAACAAAGCTTGGAATGCCAATGGGCTTTGTAACGGCGGCAGACCTTCTTGCAGCGGTAAATGCCTACAATCACGAGGAAGAGGAAGCTGAAAAGGAAGAAGGAGAAGTCTATGGGATATGCGAGGTTTGTGGGCAGTATGCTCAGCTCCACAGGGTTGTCCACGAAGGCTATGAAAGATGGGTCTGCGAGAGCTGCAAAGACATGCTTGAAGGCTGA
- the purB gene encoding adenylosuccinate lyase, which translates to MAIHPIDYRYGSEEMKRIWEEENKLQKLLEVEAALARAHAKLGNIPEESARAISERANTKWVKVERVKEIEAEIHHDIMAVVKALSEVCGEHGKYVHLGATSNDIIDTANALLIKESLEIVLKDLRELRSILKNLAKEHKHTVCIGRTHGQHAVPTTYGMKFAIWLDEIQRHIDRIEEAKERILVGQMSGAVGTMASFGEKGLELQRLVMEDLGLKPARISNQIIQRDIYAELMGILALIASTLDKIALEIRNLQRTEILEVSEPFGKKQVGSSTMPHKRNPIRCEKVSGLARVIYSNVIPALLNNPLWHERDLTNSSVERVILPETFILLDEMLKSMKKVLSGLEFFPENIRRNLYLTKNLIMAEPLMLKLTEKGMGRQEAHELVRKLAMKAFKEGRDLLEVVRESEAMEYLTEDDLNSLKPENYIGLAPQIVDNVIAYIEEVERRERS; encoded by the coding sequence ATGGCTATTCATCCAATTGATTACAGGTACGGTAGTGAGGAAATGAAACGCATTTGGGAGGAAGAAAATAAGCTCCAAAAACTTCTTGAGGTTGAGGCCGCCTTAGCAAGAGCCCATGCAAAGCTCGGCAACATCCCCGAAGAAAGTGCAAGAGCAATTAGCGAAAGGGCAAACACAAAATGGGTAAAAGTTGAAAGAGTTAAGGAAATCGAGGCTGAGATTCACCACGATATAATGGCCGTTGTTAAGGCATTAAGTGAGGTTTGTGGAGAGCATGGAAAATACGTCCATCTTGGAGCGACTTCCAATGATATAATAGACACCGCCAACGCTCTTCTTATTAAAGAATCTTTGGAGATTGTTTTAAAAGATCTGAGGGAGCTCCGTTCAATACTCAAAAACCTCGCAAAGGAGCATAAACATACGGTGTGCATTGGAAGAACTCACGGCCAGCATGCCGTCCCAACCACATATGGGATGAAGTTTGCCATCTGGCTAGATGAAATCCAAAGACATATTGATAGAATTGAAGAGGCCAAGGAGAGAATCCTTGTAGGGCAGATGAGCGGTGCTGTTGGAACAATGGCATCCTTTGGCGAAAAAGGGCTTGAACTTCAGCGTTTAGTTATGGAGGATCTTGGCCTTAAGCCTGCAAGAATAAGCAACCAAATAATTCAGAGAGACATCTACGCAGAGCTCATGGGCATTCTAGCCTTAATAGCTTCAACCCTCGACAAAATAGCCCTTGAGATAAGAAATCTCCAGAGAACTGAGATTCTTGAAGTCAGCGAACCCTTTGGAAAGAAGCAGGTCGGCTCTTCAACGATGCCGCACAAGAGGAACCCGATAAGGTGTGAAAAAGTCAGCGGGCTTGCGAGAGTTATCTATTCCAACGTTATTCCAGCTTTACTCAACAATCCGCTTTGGCATGAAAGAGACCTTACCAACTCTTCAGTTGAGCGTGTTATCCTTCCAGAGACGTTTATACTCTTAGACGAGATGCTGAAGAGCATGAAGAAGGTTTTATCTGGTTTGGAGTTTTTCCCGGAGAACATAAGAAGGAACCTCTACCTCACAAAGAACCTCATAATGGCCGAGCCGCTGATGCTCAAGCTTACGGAGAAGGGAATGGGGAGGCAAGAGGCTCACGAACTGGTGAGAAAACTCGCCATGAAAGCATTTAAAGAGGGAAGGGACCTGTTAGAAGTAGTAAGGGAAAGTGAAGCCATGGAATATCTCACTGAAGACGATTTAAACTCCCTAAAGCCGGAAAACTACATAGGCTTGGCTCCCCAGATAGTGGATAACGTAATAGCCTACATAGAAGAGGTCGAGAGAAGGGAGAGAAGTTAG
- the albA gene encoding DNA-binding protein Alba: MAEEHVVFIGKKPVMNYVLAVITQFNEGAKEVSIRARGRAISRAVDVAEIVRNRFLPEVRVKEIKIGTEELPTADGRTANTSTIEIILEKP, from the coding sequence ATGGCAGAGGAGCATGTTGTCTTCATAGGAAAGAAGCCTGTTATGAACTATGTATTGGCCGTAATAACCCAGTTCAACGAGGGTGCAAAGGAAGTTAGCATCAGAGCAAGAGGTAGGGCTATCAGCAGGGCCGTTGACGTTGCAGAGATCGTCAGGAACAGGTTCCTTCCAGAGGTTAGGGTTAAAGAGATAAAGATCGGCACAGAGGAGCTCCCAACAGCTGATGGAAGAACAGCCAACACTTCAACAATCGAGATCATCCTCGAGAAGCCATGA